The DNA segment CCGTTTTTATTCTTATACTGTATAAAGCGGTGAACGTAAACGATATCGGGGAGATGAAATGGCGAAAATCATCATCGTTGGCGGCGGCTTGGCCGGAGCGGAGTGTGCATGGCAATTAGCTCGAACAGGGCACCGGGTGGAGCTTTTTGAAATGAAGCCGGAAAAGCGGTCTGAAGCGCATATGGAAGACGGTCTTGCCGAGCTCGTTTGTTCAAATTCTTTTAGAGCAACAGGTGAAAGTGCCGCCATAGGACTCCTGAAAGAGGAAATGACTGAATTAGGTAGTCTTATCATGGAAGCTGCTTACGCTACCCGGGTTCCTGCTGGCGGAGCTTTGGCTGTGGATAGATCTCTTTTCTCCGCATATGTTACAAGTGCAATAAACCAAAATGAGAATATTGAAGTTGTTCATAAAGAAATAACCACACTCGATTCAGAAGAACTCCGGAAAGGAGACGCAGTCATCATAGCGGCGGGGCCTCTTGCCAGTCCAAGTTTGACGACCAGTTTAATGGATATTGTTGGGGATGAACGGCTATACTTCTATGACGCTATAGCACCAATTGTTTCTCGCGATTCAATCGATTTTTCTAAGGCTTTTTGGGGTTCCCGTTGGAAGCCCGAGGACCATGACTATTTGAATTGCCCAATGTCCGAAGAAGAATATAAGGCATTTGTAGCGGCGCTGCTTGCAGGCGAAAAGGTCAAGCCCCGCGAGTTTGAAAAAGTGATTCACTTTGAGGCATGTCTTCCGGTTGAAGCGATGGCGGAGCGTGGAGAAATGACTCTCGCTTTCGGCCCTCTCAAGCCTGTAGGCTTCATTGATCCAGAGACAGGGGAGCGTCCCTTCGCCATTGTGCAATTGCGAACAGAAAATAAGGATAAAACGGCATTTAATCTTGTTGGATTCCAAACGAAACTGACATATCCCGACCAGAAAAAAGTTTTTCGTATGATTCCAGGATTAGAAAAAGCCGAATTCCTGAGGTTGGGATCAATTCATCGGAATACATACGTCAATGCTCCAGATGTTCTGGATAGCGCAATGCAACTCAAAGCACGCTCGGGAATCTACCTTACAGGACAGATTACCGGCGTTGAGGGCTATCTCGAGTCGGCTGCATCAGGCCTTTGGCTTGGAATATCCTTAGGGAAACAGTTCAATGGAAAACCTACTCCAAAGACTCCACCTCTCGAAACAGCTCTTGGTGCTCTTTTAAGTCATTTGAGAATCAAAACGGATAAATCTTTTCAGCCCTCCAATGTTAACTTCGGGCTTATGCCAGGACTTCAGAAGAAGATGAAAAAGAAATATCGTAAAGAAGCCTATGGAATACGTGCACGGGCTTCATTCTCTCAATGGTTCTCAGAAAATTTTGTCAGTGAATAATCATTTTAAAACGGTCTGTTTTTGACAATATTTATTCCGTGAAAGGCGTGAAGTTCTTCTGTCTTTTTCAAGAGAAAGTGTATCCATTGGATCGGGTTATGTCGTGTATAATGAATTGCTATGGGCTGGGTGTTGCCCAATGCTGAGCTTTTCAGCATTGTATTTGAGTGCTTTTTATAAATTCATACCGAGTTTATGACAACATTTAACCCTATGGAGTGAGTCCCCATGGTTGATAAGAAGTATGGCCCCCAAACCCAGGCTCTTCACGCTGGGCATACCCCGGATAGTGATACAGGCTCCAGAGCAGTCCCCATTCATTTGACAACGGCATATTTGTTTAATGACACACAGCATGCTGCTGATCTTTTTGCCCTTAAAGAACCGGGATACATATACTCGAGAATAATGAATCCGACGACTGATGTATTGGAAAAAAGATTGGCCGCATTGCATAATGCCGCCGGTGCTCTCGCTGTGGCGTCAGGAATGAGTGCTATTTTTTATTCTGTGGTCAATATAACTTCTGCCGGACAAAATATTGTTTCTGGGTCCAATATATACGGTGGTACACAGACTTTGTTCGAGCATACCTTGAAACGATTTGGCATTGAAGTGCGTTTTGTTGACTCTTCTGATCCTGCTCATTTTGCAGCTGCCATTGATGAAAATACCAGGTTGGTATTCAGTGAGTCGATTGGGAATCCAAGCTGTAATGTTGATGATCTTCAAGGTATAGCTCAAGTTGCACACGCTAATGGGATACCTTTTGTTCTTGATGCCACGGTATCACCCCCACCTATTTTCAATCCATTTGATTTTGGTTGTGACATCGCAGTGTATTCTTTGACTAAGATTATTGGTGGACATGGTGCTGCTATGGGAGGGGCTATTGTTGAAAAGGGAGATTTCAAATGGGGGGCAGATAATAAATTCCCTGAGCTGACAACTCCTGATGTGACCTATAATAATATTAATTTATGGGAAGAGCTTGGTGGAGCAGATGGTACATCCTGTCCCATTTTTGTCACTAAAGCTCGGATCGGGTTATTGCGTGATACAGGTGCGGCTTTATCCCCCATGAATAGTTTTCAAATCCTTCAAGGTTTGGAAACGTTACCATTGCGGGCTATGAAGCATTGTGAAAATGCCCTCAAGGTGGCTGAATTTCTTGAATCTCATTACGCTGTTGAATGGGTGAATTACGCAGGATTGCCGAGTCATAGTGATTACGATCGTTCGAAAAACACATTCCCGTTTGGTCCTGGATCAGTCTTTGGTTTTGGTGTTAAGGGAGGGCTCGAAGCAGGCAAAGTGTTCATTGAATCTGTGAAGCTTTGCTCCCATTTGGCAAATATTCTCGATGCCAAGACCCTCGTGATTCACCCTGCGACAACAACGCATGGACAATCAACACCCGAGGAACAGCTTGCTGCAGGAGTGCCTGTGGACTTGATCCGTATTTCCGTCGGCCTGGAAGATGTAGAAGATATTCTCGATGATTTGGATCAGGCTCTGTCGCGAGCCTCATCAATCTGAATTTATATCTTACAAAAGGAAAGGCTTTCACTGTTGGGTGAAAGCCTTTTTTTTTGTCGAGACAAAGATAAATGCGCTTTGTCCATGATTCTTAGAACAAAATAAAATTACAAGGTCTTTGTAAAATTATTCATTATTGAAGGCTTTTAATTATTACAAATGTTTGACCTGTATTAAATGCACTGATAAATAGAAAGCCGTAAATAATCAACTAGATAGCTTGGAGGGGAGTGTGCAGGTTCTGTTTAGGTATTTTAAGGTTCTAATGTTTCTGTCTGTTTTGCTCAGTTTGCTGGCATGCCAAACAACAAAAGGGGGAAAAGTTTCATACAATCTTTTTTATACTCCTGCAGATCATATAGCAGAGTTGGTAGCAAAACAGCAGTTTGATGATGCTTCGACAGTCTACGGGCAGAACAAGGACTGGTTTGTTGAGAAGATGGCTGATCCGGCAATTGCGGATCTGGTCAATACAGTGTCTACTCACCTGCAAAGTACGTATCGATCTGTAATCCAGACCAAGATGAGGAGTATTAAAGATTTAGAATGGCCTAGCTCTCGTGAGAAATGGATTGAAATCAAAACAGAGATAGAACAATTTTCACGCGAAATTCATACTGCAGATGGAGTGCAGATTTTTAAAGATCCTCAGTTTCATCCGGCTTTTTTGGATGAGGCCAAAGAAATACTGAATACACAGATTGCCAAAATTAAAAATTCAGCTTCTGAACAATTTGCCTCATATCCAATTTTTGAAGAAGAAAATTTCTTTAATGTCTACCCTGTTGAACTCGATGCTTCTGCCTTTTTGACTGAACAAAAAGTACTTTTGGAGAAGGAAATAGCACAAGCAAAAGGGAATGAGTTACTCAACTTTTATAAGCAATATGAAGAATATCTAGCTGATGACGCGAAACGGCAGATCGGAGGTCTGTTCTTCAAATCATTATGTCCTTCAACGAAGAAAGCGGCATTGGCAACCTTGATGGGAGCCTATGCCAAGACCTGCAAAGCTGGTTTAGAACTTGATGCCATTCCTGATGTCAAAGTTGCTTTTTTGGAGGTGACAAGTGATGCCTTAAAGGAGAAGGGGGGCATTGAATTTCCAGTCGGGGTCGATTTGGATATGCCTTTTACGGCTATCAATGGTTCTCTCAAGAAGGGATTCGATAATAAAGAAGTTAAAAGTGCTGATATCATCATCTTATTCAACCTGGCTGCTACTAAGACAAATCGTCATGTTGAAACTAGTAATTATATCAAATCAACATGTTTAACGGGGTACAAACAGGCCCTTAATCCTGAATGGGATGTTCTACAGGTTGAACTTCAGCAAGCGAATATGGAAATCATGACGTCAAATAATCGCTTGGATACAAGTTCAGGTAATATTTATAAGGTCTTGGGCAATAGCATTGCAAATCTATTGACTGAGTCAAAGCAAAATAAAGCAAAGCAAAAAATTGAAGATTTGAAGACCAAGTTCCGAGAAACCCCGAGATATGTTGATGAACCCGTATATGGCGAATATGCTTTTCAGCGCGCAGAGATGGAAGTTATCAAGACTGGAACTGTCCAATATTATGTCATTGATCAACGGACAAAACGATATCTCTCTGATTTTTTTGATGTTCACTCTCAAGAGTTTTTCACTGTTGCATATGGTCTAAGTGATACTGATCCTAATCTGGAAACGCTCAAAAATACAAACGTTACTGAAGAAGCTGTTGATGCTTTTGAATCTGAACCTGTGACGGTAAAGCTCTCTGAGTTGCTTGATCATTATTCAGGTAACAAAGCCAAGACAAAACGATATTCTTCCATCGCGCAAATCAGAAGAGATGTGGTTAAGAATCGCAACGTCATGTTGGCTTCTGCAAAGAAGAAAGAATTTGGCTTTGATAAGCAGAAAGATAGGCGTTTTGAAAGTGTTGTTGTTGTTAAAACGGCCACAGGTCTTGGAACCGGTTTTTATGTCACAGATGATATTGTCCTCACTAACTACCACGTTGTTGAGGAGCAAAAGTTTGTTGAATTGGAAAAGTGGGGTGGGCTGGAAACTTTTGGCAAAGTTATCGCAAAGGATGTGCGTCTCGATCTTGCTTTGGTTAAGGTACAAGATCGTGGTGCACCTGTTGTATTTTATGGCAAGAAACAGTTGAATCTTGCGGAGACAGTCGAAGCTATCGGGCATCCGTTAGGAAATAAATTTACATTGACCCGAGGTGTTATCAGCACTCTGCGTAAGCATGAAAGCATCATGCGGGTAAAGGGGAAACCTGTTATGTTTATTCAGACAGATACCCCGGTTAATGCGGGAAATTCCGGTGGGCCTCTTTTCCTTGGTAATTATGTTATCGGCGTCAATGATTGGGGCGTAAACAAGAATATCGCTGAAGGATTGAATTTCAGTATTCATTATTCAGAGGTTTTCAATTTCTTGGATGATAACAAAATAGCCTTTAAGAAAGGTAATTAGATATGACGATCAAGAACTTCTTCGCTGCAAGTGTCATTGTGCTCCTTATTGGATTGACTGCCTGTACTGCGTCGAAAAGCCGTATGGGGATGGTTCAAGCGGAAGACGGACTGATGTATGGTTCGAGAATGGACAAACAGTTTCTTGTCGATTCCAGTCTTTTTATCAATAATAAATTAAAACTGCGAATTCGAAATACTTCCGGTGATCCTGCTTTTGATATTCATGGTTTCAAAAAACGTTTGGAAAATGGTTATAGAGATTTGGGATATGAGCCAACTAATAGCAATGATTTCGGTATACTTTTGGATATCAATGTTCGTTATTCCGGCCAGATTCAAGAGAATATGAGTAATCAGTTCAAGTTTGCAGGGGGAGCTCTTGGGGGTGTGGCTGGTGCTTATGATCCGGCAACAGAAGGTAAATTGGGTGAAACAGTTGCTAAGGGGGCAGCTGGCGCTGTCGCAGGGGCGACAATAGGGTATATTCTGGGAAGTTATATGACAGATGATACCTATATAATTATTTCCGATATTACTCTGGCCACTTTAGCGCCCAGAGAGGATGCCGATGGTACAACAATTGTTTTTGGCAAAAAGAAGATTTCTCGAAAGAAAAACAATTTTCGAGGATATCGTCAAAGAAGTACGGCCAAGCTTGCTGTCTACGCTGGCGGGAGAAATGTGGATCAATCAGAAATAACCGACGGTGTGCGCGGGCGCATGTTGAGTATTCTCAGGGATGTTCTCTAGCTTGCTGTTTGAAAAATAACAGCTTGTTTTTTAGTATAGCATCCTCCAAATACCAGGGTGTTTTGAGAAATGTAAAAGAGAAAAGGACAATTCATTTATGATGAATTGTCCTTTTCTTCAGAAAAACAGACCTCTCTGGTTGAGAGAAAATGATGTGAAGATAAAGGGCTAAAGTATAGGAGGGCAAAGTGTATCAGTTCAAGTCCTTCTTGGCGTTAGTCCAGGCCGAGAGAAGCCAGAAGGTCATCTACATCATTTTGATTTGTGTCCGCAGTTGGGCCAGCCAATTTTGATGTTGCTTGTGTTTTGGCTTCTTCGGACATGGACTCAATATCTCGGGTAGGTTGTTCTGCACGCTGCTTGATCATTAATCCTGTTGAAAGCATAACCTCACGCACGATACTCTCAACTTGGCGTATTGAGTTAATGATGATCTTTATCCGTTGTCCTGTAAGGTCCTGAAAACTCATCGTCACCATGATTGTTGAAAGGTCGCTTCCTAGCGTATTGTTGATTTCCTTGAGTTTTTCCCTGTTCTCTTTGGTTACGCCGCCGGATTCAAAACCCGTCACAATTTCAGCTACGATTCCCTGTAAATCTTGAAGATTTTCAACAATTTCAATAATGTCTACTGCTGCTTTTTCTGTGGTTTGAAGAACTGCATCAAGTTGATCCGAAGTTTCACTAAAAAGGTCTTCAGGATTTAAATCAGCTTCAATGCTTTTGATTTCTTTGCCTCCACGCGCAGCTTTAACTTCTTGATAAATTTGTTTGAGTCCAGTCTGAAGATCCTCATTGACTCTGCGATAGAATTCACCTTCAAGCAAAGATTGTGACAAATTTTCAGCAATTTCTTTTTCAACTGCTTTGGTGATGGAATCCTTGAGACTCGATCCCAGCTTAGCAGAGAGTTTCTCCATTATGTCTTTAACAATCTCTTCTTGCCCAATCATTTTTATGCTCCTGAAAAACTACATTTTCGAATTTCTAATTTGTTCTCGTTGTTGTTGGAAAACAAATTGGACTATCGCTTCCATATCTGAGCCTCGTGTCTCCACAAACTCAAAACGGTAGAGCTTGGTATCATCTTCTATGCCTAGGATACGGCCTTTACTACTAACCATGCGCATAGGAATTTGACTGAGAAAAAGAACTATTTCCAGAGCATCTTCTGGATCAATTGTATCGATGGTTCTAAATT comes from the Pseudodesulfovibrio piezophilus C1TLV30 genome and includes:
- the traT gene encoding complement resistance protein TraT, which translates into the protein MTIKNFFAASVIVLLIGLTACTASKSRMGMVQAEDGLMYGSRMDKQFLVDSSLFINNKLKLRIRNTSGDPAFDIHGFKKRLENGYRDLGYEPTNSNDFGILLDINVRYSGQIQENMSNQFKFAGGALGGVAGAYDPATEGKLGETVAKGAAGAVAGATIGYILGSYMTDDTYIIISDITLATLAPREDADGTTIVFGKKKISRKKNNFRGYRQRSTAKLAVYAGGRNVDQSEITDGVRGRMLSILRDVL
- a CDS encoding S1C family serine protease; protein product: MQVLFRYFKVLMFLSVLLSLLACQTTKGGKVSYNLFYTPADHIAELVAKQQFDDASTVYGQNKDWFVEKMADPAIADLVNTVSTHLQSTYRSVIQTKMRSIKDLEWPSSREKWIEIKTEIEQFSREIHTADGVQIFKDPQFHPAFLDEAKEILNTQIAKIKNSASEQFASYPIFEEENFFNVYPVELDASAFLTEQKVLLEKEIAQAKGNELLNFYKQYEEYLADDAKRQIGGLFFKSLCPSTKKAALATLMGAYAKTCKAGLELDAIPDVKVAFLEVTSDALKEKGGIEFPVGVDLDMPFTAINGSLKKGFDNKEVKSADIIILFNLAATKTNRHVETSNYIKSTCLTGYKQALNPEWDVLQVELQQANMEIMTSNNRLDTSSGNIYKVLGNSIANLLTESKQNKAKQKIEDLKTKFRETPRYVDEPVYGEYAFQRAEMEVIKTGTVQYYVIDQRTKRYLSDFFDVHSQEFFTVAYGLSDTDPNLETLKNTNVTEEAVDAFESEPVTVKLSELLDHYSGNKAKTKRYSSIAQIRRDVVKNRNVMLASAKKKEFGFDKQKDRRFESVVVVKTATGLGTGFYVTDDIVLTNYHVVEEQKFVELEKWGGLETFGKVIAKDVRLDLALVKVQDRGAPVVFYGKKQLNLAETVEAIGHPLGNKFTLTRGVISTLRKHESIMRVKGKPVMFIQTDTPVNAGNSGGPLFLGNYVIGVNDWGVNKNIAEGLNFSIHYSEVFNFLDDNKIAFKKGN
- the trmFO gene encoding methylenetetrahydrofolate--tRNA-(uracil(54)-C(5))-methyltransferase (FADH(2)-oxidizing) TrmFO, with protein sequence MAKIIIVGGGLAGAECAWQLARTGHRVELFEMKPEKRSEAHMEDGLAELVCSNSFRATGESAAIGLLKEEMTELGSLIMEAAYATRVPAGGALAVDRSLFSAYVTSAINQNENIEVVHKEITTLDSEELRKGDAVIIAAGPLASPSLTTSLMDIVGDERLYFYDAIAPIVSRDSIDFSKAFWGSRWKPEDHDYLNCPMSEEEYKAFVAALLAGEKVKPREFEKVIHFEACLPVEAMAERGEMTLAFGPLKPVGFIDPETGERPFAIVQLRTENKDKTAFNLVGFQTKLTYPDQKKVFRMIPGLEKAEFLRLGSIHRNTYVNAPDVLDSAMQLKARSGIYLTGQITGVEGYLESAASGLWLGISLGKQFNGKPTPKTPPLETALGALLSHLRIKTDKSFQPSNVNFGLMPGLQKKMKKKYRKEAYGIRARASFSQWFSENFVSE
- a CDS encoding O-acetylhomoserine aminocarboxypropyltransferase/cysteine synthase family protein, producing the protein MVDKKYGPQTQALHAGHTPDSDTGSRAVPIHLTTAYLFNDTQHAADLFALKEPGYIYSRIMNPTTDVLEKRLAALHNAAGALAVASGMSAIFYSVVNITSAGQNIVSGSNIYGGTQTLFEHTLKRFGIEVRFVDSSDPAHFAAAIDENTRLVFSESIGNPSCNVDDLQGIAQVAHANGIPFVLDATVSPPPIFNPFDFGCDIAVYSLTKIIGGHGAAMGGAIVEKGDFKWGADNKFPELTTPDVTYNNINLWEELGGADGTSCPIFVTKARIGLLRDTGAALSPMNSFQILQGLETLPLRAMKHCENALKVAEFLESHYAVEWVNYAGLPSHSDYDRSKNTFPFGPGSVFGFGVKGGLEAGKVFIESVKLCSHLANILDAKTLVIHPATTTHGQSTPEEQLAAGVPVDLIRISVGLEDVEDILDDLDQALSRASSI
- a CDS encoding protein phosphatase CheZ; translated protein: MIGQEEIVKDIMEKLSAKLGSSLKDSITKAVEKEIAENLSQSLLEGEFYRRVNEDLQTGLKQIYQEVKAARGGKEIKSIEADLNPEDLFSETSDQLDAVLQTTEKAAVDIIEIVENLQDLQGIVAEIVTGFESGGVTKENREKLKEINNTLGSDLSTIMVTMSFQDLTGQRIKIIINSIRQVESIVREVMLSTGLMIKQRAEQPTRDIESMSEEAKTQATSKLAGPTADTNQNDVDDLLASLGLD